In the Blautia coccoides genome, TTGGCCTTCTCACAGCTATATGTTCTTTTTCTTTACTGTTTTCCTATATTCTCTCGGTGTCATTTTATAACGTGTCTTAAACACTTGTCCAAAATATCTGAAATCGCGGAAACCTGTCCGGCAGGATACTTCACTGATAGACAAGTCCATATCGCATAATAGTGAACAGGCTTTTTCAAGGCGGATGTTTGTTAAGATCTGGCTGAAGGGAAGTCCGTATTCTTTTTTTAATATACGGGCCAGATAGTCCGCGTTTACATGGATATCCAGGGCAGCTTTGGATATGCTGATATCTTCTGTATAGTGTGCCTCAATGTATGTTAAACAGTCTTTTACGATATGATGATAAGAGGTATCTGAGGTACCGTTCAGATCATCAATGCAGTGGGTGAGTATCTGCAGGGTCTGATCTATCAGAGCAGACAGGGAATCCGCCTGATTAATGGATAAAAGCTGCTCTGCTTTCAGTCCTGAAAATGCTTCATTTTTCTTTTGTGCCACCAGGCCGGAGGCAAGAAGGCACAGATCGATCATAGTAAGACGGATTTTTGAGGCAGTGTTCCATGAAGCTCTGTACAGCTCTGTCAGTTCCGACATGGATTCCCGGATAAGGGTGTAATTACGCTGTTCAAGCTGTGAAAGGATTTTCTGGCAGACAGGCCCGCTGTCTGCCTGGTTTAACAGGCCGGAGACAGAGCCATAGGAGATAAAAGTTGTTTCAGCATGGGAAAAAAATAAACCCGAGGACTCCATGGCAGTCCTGTAAGCTTCTGATATCTCCTGGCAGGACGAAGTCTCCTTTCCAAGTCCGATTGAAATGGTACAGTTATGCTCATGAAGGAGTGTTTCCTGCATGGAACAGAGCCAGGCGGACACACGGTCTGTTGTATCGGGAATAGATCCACAGCTTTTTATTAGGAGAACAAATTTATTATTTGCAGGGAAAAAGTATACAAAAGAAAAGCAGGGGTCATCCTGGCCTTTTAAAAACGATTCTATTTTACCTGTATCCCCGGCACTGCAGATCCCCTGGGCAGCCAGATACAGGCCGCTCTTGAAAAAATCAGAGTCTTTTAATGTCAGGAGTTCGTGATTGGTGACATTTTGATTGGTATAGATTTGCAGAAGGGTGTTCTGCAGTGTCTGTTTTTGGATTTCAGAAATAGTATCTTGGTTTATCTGCTTATATTGAGTCTCTTCTTCTATTTTTTTTGCCAGTTTTCCTATTATCTCCAGGACTTCATCGGGATCGCAGGGTTTTAATATATAATCATAGACATGAAGAGAAATAGCCTCCTTTGCATAATTAAAGTTGTTATGTCCGGTTAACAGTACGCTCTGGATAGAAGGGTTTAACAAATTGGCGGCACGGATCAGTTCAAGTCCGTTGATATCCGGCATCTGTATGTCAGTAAACAGAATCTGAATGTCCTTTTGTTTTATTATTTCCAGTGCCTCCATGCCGCTGGAGGCAGTGCCGGCCAGACAGACACCAGCTTTTTCCCAAGGAATAAAAGAAAGTCCTCTTCTCATTACTATTTCATCATCTACAATAAGCATATTTATCATGTGTTCACCTCTGCACAAGCGCATTTTGTCTGAAAGATAATTAATTACCGACGTATGTTTATTATATGATTAAAAATAACAAAAAACAACACCGGAAATGGTCAAAAAGTATAATATAAGTGGGAAAATACAGGGAAAAATAAAATAAATGTGAATGTGTTATAAAGGTAGGTGAAAATATTATGTTAAAATATACAGAAATACAAACATTTTGCTTCGGAAAATGAATAGAAAGAACAATAACTGTTCTATATAATAAAATTGTAATCATTCAGTACCTTAACAGTTACAACAGGTCTGCTGGATCGTTACATAAAATCAACAGATGGTACCATTGTTAGAAAAAATACGGAGGAGAAGGTTATGAAGAAAAAGGTATTTGCCATGCTGATGGCAGCAGTTGTGACATTTTCTATGGGGGCATGCGGCTCAGGTGATCAAAAAGGGGAAGAGGGAAGCAAAAAGGAAGACACAACAGAGGCGGAAGGAAAACCCGTGGAACTCAGTATGATGGTTTGGGATGGGGGAAACGGTGAGGCCGCGGAGGTTATAGTCCATGATATCATTGACGATTTCAATAAGGAAAATGAGGGGAAAATCAAAATTGTACCTGAGTATCTTCCAAGTGAACAGACCAAAACCAAGCTTCCGACTTTAATGGCGGCGAATAATGCGCCGGACTTGTTCATGTCGTGGTCAGCCGGATATCTTGAGCCGTATGTAAAAGCAGGTAAAGTATATTCTCTCCAGGAAGCACTAGACAGTGATCCGGAGTGGAAAAACCAGTTTTTAGACAGTGTAATGGAACATGTCACATATGACGGGGAAATATATGCGATTCCAACACAATTGGCGACCCAGGTGGCATACTACAACAAGGAAATTTATGACAAATTCAATCTGCCTATTCCCAAAACACATGAGGAGTATATTGAAGGGCTGAAAGTAATACGTGATTCAGGGGAAGGCATTATCCCAATGGCATTTGGAAACAGTACAGCCTGGCCTTCCGCATCGCACAGTGAAATCCTGGCAAACAGGATCGGCGGAAATGAACCTTTTGACAAAGCACTGGACGGCAGCGGGAAGTGGACGGACGAATCCTTTGTTAAGGCAGCATCCCTGTTACAGGAAATGGCGGATGAAAAACTGGTTCCCGACGGATATGCCGGCATGACTCCTGAGGAAGCAGTGGAACAGTTTAAATCAGGCAAGGCTGCATCTTTTATCTGGTCCAGTTATTGTATCAGCAATTTTGAGGCAGAGGATTCTGCGGTAAAGGATAAAGTTGTGCTTGGAAAGTGCCCCACAGTAGAAGGGGGAAAGGGAGATGAAAACAACTGGCTCGGACAGGCTGACAGATGTCTGGTTGTAAGTGAGCGCTGTGAGAATAAGGACGCAGCCGTGGAGTTTATCAAATATTATACACAGACAAAATATATGCAGAAAATGGCAGACGCAGGTACTCTGACGACTATCAATGCGGATAAGCTTGATCTGAGCAATGTTGGTCCGATCGCTTCCCAGATCATGAAACTGCACTCAGATATGACAGGACTGTTTGTATTCTATGATGTGGCACTTGGCTCTGTGGTAGGAAATGAATATAACAACACAGTACAGGCGATCATGTCAGGAAGTGATTCCCAGGAAATGTTTGAGAACTTTCAGCAATTCTTTGATGATAACTATGAGAAATAAAAGGTAACGATTCAGCAGGTCTGCACAGTTACCAGATAAAATGTGTACAGGAGGCTGTCTTGTCCAAAAGGCAGCCTTTTATACAAAAAAGGAAGGGGAAGAAATGGAGAAACTGAGAAAAGACAAACGGACTATTTGCCTCTTCATACTGCCAGCACTGTTTTGCTATCTTATGATCGCGGCATTTCCTCTGTTATGTTCGGCTGTGCTTAGTTTTGCGGACTGGAATGTAGCAGGATTAAACGGTTTTGTGGGCTTAAAAAATTATGTACAGCTTTTTACAACAGATAAGATATTTCAGGATGCAGTCGTACATACATTGATGGCCACGGTATTGTGTCTGTTGGTACAGGTTCCGTGTTCAGTCTTGCTGGCATATCTCCTTACGAAAATCAGAAGGGGAAGAAACTTTTTTAAAGTGGCATTTTTTGTACCAAACATGATATCAACAGCAGCCATCGGAATTCTGTGGATCTTTATACTGCATCCAGAGTTTGGTCTTATCAATACCATTCTCCGGTTTGTGGGGCTTGATTCTTTTACACATGTTTGGCTGGGAGAGTCAGGGACAGCGCTTATATGTGTCATCCTTGCGGCAAGCTGGCAGTATATCGGATACCATATGATCATCTATCTGTGTGCTATGCAGAATATATCTTCATCTGTGCTGGAATCAGCGGAGATTGACGGAGCGACATCCTGGCAGGCATTTTGTAAGATCACATTTCCATTGATCGTGCCAATACTTAAAATTGACACGGTACTGGTAGCCACAGGTTCTTTAAGAATATTTGATATTGTATTTGTCATGACAGGTGGCGGACCGAACCACGCTTCAGAGGTTATCGCGTCCCATCTGTATACCAGATCCTTTAAGGGGATGCAGTTCGGATACGGCAGTGCCATGTCAGTTGTCCTTATGATCATGTGTGTATTGGTAACTGTAGTGTTAAACGGCATGTTCAAGCGTTCAGAGGAAAATATAGAATAGAGTGGGAGAGAGGGTGTACATATGAACAAAGTGTCAAATATTATCAAATATGCGGTTCTGGCTGCAGTTACCCTTATTTTTATATTTCCGCTTGTTTGGGTATTCTATAACTCATTTAAGACCAACAGTGAGCTGTTTGAGAATCCCTGGGCACTGCCCGGCAGTATAAATTTTGAAAATTATATATATGCCTGGAAACAGGCAAATATCGGACAATATTTTTTAAACTCCATCATAGTCTGCGTGTCAGCGCTTTTTCTCTGCTTATTGCTGAGTACAACAGCGGCTTTTGCCCTTACCAGACTGAAATGGAAATTATCGAATGCCGCTATGATGATTTTTTTGGTGGGGATGATGATACCCATTCATTCCACTTTAATACCGCTGTTTTTAATGTTTTCAAAGGCGGGGATCATTAATTCCCATTTGTCTTTGATCATTCCCTATACAACCAGCGGAATGCCCATCGCCATATTCATTATGACAGGATTTTTGAAGAGTTTCCCTGCTGAAATAGAAGAATCCGCCATTATAGACGGCGCGACCATGAGGACTTTGTTTTTGCGAATCACGATTCCAATTGCAAAACCGTCCATTGCCACAGTGGCCATATATTCTTTTGTTTCCATGTGGAATGAGCTGAATTATGCGCTGGTATTTCTCAATGACCAGAGTAAGATGACACTTCCCATCGGGCTGAACTCATTTAAGGGGCAGTATTCTACCAATTATGTAGCCATGTTTGCCGCTGTGGCGATCACGGTTTTACCGAGTATCATTATATTTTCTATTTTTAATAAACAGGTGATAGAAGGAATGACTTCAGGAGCAGTGAAAGGCTGAGAAGGAGGGGGACAATGAATCCTTTATTTAATACAGAACTGCCTGTGGAAGAGCGGGCAAAAGAGACCATTAAACAGATGACCCTGGAAGAAAAAGTTTCACAGCTTGTGTATAAAAGCGCAGCTATTGAGCGTCTGGGAATACCGGCTTATCATTGGTGGAATGAATGTCTGCACGGTGTGGCCAGGTGCGGCACCGCAACGGTATTTCCCCAGGCAATCGGCCTGGCCGCCATGTTTGACGCTGATTTTTTAAAGAGGGTGGCAGAAGCAATATCGGACGAAATAAGAGGAAAGTATAATGCATATCAGAGTATAGGTGACAATTCCATTTATAAAGGCATTACGGAATATGCTCCTAATATAAATATCTTCAGGGACCCGAGATGGGGAAGAGGGCAGGAGACATACGGGGAGGATCCTTTCCTCACGGCTGAACTTGGAATTGCGTTCATCCGTGGGATCCAGGGAGAGGATGAGAAGTAC is a window encoding:
- a CDS encoding carbohydrate ABC transporter permease is translated as MNKVSNIIKYAVLAAVTLIFIFPLVWVFYNSFKTNSELFENPWALPGSINFENYIYAWKQANIGQYFLNSIIVCVSALFLCLLLSTTAAFALTRLKWKLSNAAMMIFLVGMMIPIHSTLIPLFLMFSKAGIINSHLSLIIPYTTSGMPIAIFIMTGFLKSFPAEIEESAIIDGATMRTLFLRITIPIAKPSIATVAIYSFVSMWNELNYALVFLNDQSKMTLPIGLNSFKGQYSTNYVAMFAAVAITVLPSIIIFSIFNKQVIEGMTSGAVKG
- a CDS encoding response regulator, producing the protein MINMLIVDDEIVMRRGLSFIPWEKAGVCLAGTASSGMEALEIIKQKDIQILFTDIQMPDINGLELIRAANLLNPSIQSVLLTGHNNFNYAKEAISLHVYDYILKPCDPDEVLEIIGKLAKKIEEETQYKQINQDTISEIQKQTLQNTLLQIYTNQNVTNHELLTLKDSDFFKSGLYLAAQGICSAGDTGKIESFLKGQDDPCFSFVYFFPANNKFVLLIKSCGSIPDTTDRVSAWLCSMQETLLHEHNCTISIGLGKETSSCQEISEAYRTAMESSGLFFSHAETTFISYGSVSGLLNQADSGPVCQKILSQLEQRNYTLIRESMSELTELYRASWNTASKIRLTMIDLCLLASGLVAQKKNEAFSGLKAEQLLSINQADSLSALIDQTLQILTHCIDDLNGTSDTSYHHIVKDCLTYIEAHYTEDISISKAALDIHVNADYLARILKKEYGLPFSQILTNIRLEKACSLLCDMDLSISEVSCRTGFRDFRYFGQVFKTRYKMTPREYRKTVKKKNI
- a CDS encoding ABC transporter substrate-binding protein, whose translation is MKKKVFAMLMAAVVTFSMGACGSGDQKGEEGSKKEDTTEAEGKPVELSMMVWDGGNGEAAEVIVHDIIDDFNKENEGKIKIVPEYLPSEQTKTKLPTLMAANNAPDLFMSWSAGYLEPYVKAGKVYSLQEALDSDPEWKNQFLDSVMEHVTYDGEIYAIPTQLATQVAYYNKEIYDKFNLPIPKTHEEYIEGLKVIRDSGEGIIPMAFGNSTAWPSASHSEILANRIGGNEPFDKALDGSGKWTDESFVKAASLLQEMADEKLVPDGYAGMTPEEAVEQFKSGKAASFIWSSYCISNFEAEDSAVKDKVVLGKCPTVEGGKGDENNWLGQADRCLVVSERCENKDAAVEFIKYYTQTKYMQKMADAGTLTTINADKLDLSNVGPIASQIMKLHSDMTGLFVFYDVALGSVVGNEYNNTVQAIMSGSDSQEMFENFQQFFDDNYEK
- a CDS encoding carbohydrate ABC transporter permease, with translation MEKLRKDKRTICLFILPALFCYLMIAAFPLLCSAVLSFADWNVAGLNGFVGLKNYVQLFTTDKIFQDAVVHTLMATVLCLLVQVPCSVLLAYLLTKIRRGRNFFKVAFFVPNMISTAAIGILWIFILHPEFGLINTILRFVGLDSFTHVWLGESGTALICVILAASWQYIGYHMIIYLCAMQNISSSVLESAEIDGATSWQAFCKITFPLIVPILKIDTVLVATGSLRIFDIVFVMTGGGPNHASEVIASHLYTRSFKGMQFGYGSAMSVVLMIMCVLVTVVLNGMFKRSEENIE